The DNA sequence TCGTGAGTTTACCCGCAAGGAAACGCCGGTAAAGATGCTCGCTGATTCCCAATACATAGAGCTGCTCTTCTTTCTCCACTCTCCGGCTGTACATCGATTCGACCTCCTCCAAGGTGTCTAGAGATTCAATGATGAGGTTGTTCAGGAACTTGGCGTTCTCGGTGGCTTCCACCCCTTTAGATTTCCGGATGAATAGTTTGTGCCCTACGTACGCCTCAAGCATCTTCATTTGATTGCTTACAGCGGGCTGCGTAATGAATAACTCCTCTGCGGCTTTGGAGTAATTGCGGTGCTTGTACACGGCCTTGAAGGTCCTGTACCATTCGAGATTGACCATAGATATAAAAATAATTATATCACTCGGAAAAATGAACTATTTCATTTGATATCACCGATTCCCTAATCTTGCAGCATACAATTAATAACGAAGTCAACATGAACAGAATAGCATTAGTAACAGGAGCAAACAAAGGATTGGGGCTTGAGACGGCTCGTCAATTGGCAGCGGAAGGCGCAAAGGTTTTGATGGCGTCCAGAAGTGCAGAAAGGGGACAGGCAGCTGTCCAGACCTTGAAAGGTGAAGGTTTAGACGTGGAGTTTGTGCAGCTGGAGGTCACCAATGATGCTCAGGTGGATGCACTTGTTCAGCATATCGACTCGACCTATGGAAAGCTTGATGTGCTTGTCAACAATGCAGGCATCATGCATAGTGGAGAACCGGGCGGAGTGAATTCTGCCGGTGTGGTAACTGCTGAAGTGTTGAGAGAGACGTTTGATGTGAATTTCTTCGGATTGGTTCACATTACCCAAAAGTTGTTGCCACTCCTCGAAAAGAGTGAAGCCGGAAAGATCATCAACGTATCCAGCATCTTGGGTTCCAGCACGGTGCAGAGTGATGAAAGCTCTCCTTGGAGTGGTATCAAGCCGTTTGCCTACAACGCTTCCAAAGCCGCGGTGAATTCCTTTACCGTGCATCTGGCTGCTGCTTTGAAAGACACCAACATCAAGGTGAACTCCGCGCATCCGGGCTGGGTGAAAACCGATCTAGGGGGTCAAAATGCCCCACTGGAGGCTCCAGAAGGCGCAAAGACTTCTGTTGAATTGGCCTCTGCGGACTTTACGGGCAAGTTTGTCCATCACGGAGAAGAGATCGCCTGGTAACAAGCAGACAACCTATCGGTGGAGTAATCACAAATCTCCATGCCCAAAGCGCCTGTCTTCGAAGTAGTCGAGGACAGGCGTTTTTGGGGGGAAATGGCAGGGGACGGATCACTGGTCGCGGGTTACGTTTCTACTTTTTTGAAAAAAAGAAGGAGGATCGTGCATCATTTGGGAAAGCCTACGTCTTCGGGGGTGAATACCATAAAATAACACGATGTATCCACACAATCTGCCAGTAGCAATCATCGGAGCGGGTCCTGTAGGAATGGCCGCTGCCGCCCATTTGGTGAAGCGAGGAATGGAATTTATCCTGTTGGAGGCGGGGCGCTCTGTCGGTGCCAATATCCGTTCTTGGGGGCATGTACGGGTATTTTCTCCTTGGGAATACAACCTGGATCAGGCATCACGAGAGCTTTTGGAGCAAACTTCTTGGAGAACTCCGAAGCTCGATGACTTGCCCACTGGGGACGAAATCGTAGCCCAATATTTGACTCCACTCGCCATGCATCCAAGTATCGAACCGCACCTTCACCTGAATACGCGAGTGCTTTCTATAGGTCGGTTGGGGATGGACAAGGTCAAAACCCACGGCCGCGAGAAAGTCCCTTTCCAATTGCGGGTCGAATCGGAGGGGAAAATTTCACAACTGAAAGCTGGGGCGATGATTGACGCTACCGGAACTTGGGCACAGGCCAATCCTATCGGTGCTGGAGGTATCCCGGCCATCGGGGAGGAATCGTTGAAATCCTCCATTTTTTATGGGATCCCAGATGTATCGGGCAAGGATTCAAGCCGATATGCAGGCAAAAAGGTGCTAGTTGTGGGAGGAGGACATTCGGCCATTCAAGCACTCCTCAGCTTGGCGGAATTGCAAGCATCGGCACCTGAGACGCAAATTGTCTGGATACTGCGAAAGCGCAATCTCGAAACGATTTACGGCGGAAAGGAACAAGATGCATTGAAGGGTAGAGGGGAATTGGGCATTCGGATGGAAGCATTAGTCAATAGCGGCCGTCTGCAAATCTTCACGCCCTTTCACATCGAGGCATTGCGCCAGTCGAATGAAGGCATTGAGGTGTCTGGAAACTGGAATGGCCATGCACATGCAATCAAAGGCATTGAGGAAATCATCGCCAACACAGGATCTCGTCCAGATCTGGATATGCTGAGAGAAGTCCGGGTGAATGTAGATGCGCATTTGGAATCTGTGCATGCGCTTGCTGACCTGATCGACCCGAATCTCCATAGCTGTGGGACTGTGCGACCACACGGAGAAGCCGAGCTGAGACATGCTGAACCCAACTTGTATATTGTGGGAGCGAAAAGTTATGGGCGTGCGCCTACCTTTCTGATGGCTACCGGATACGAACAGGTCCGGTCGGTGGTGGCACATTTGGCGGGTGATTTTAAGGCGGCCAAGCAGGTTCGATTGTCCTTGCCAGAAACGGGGGTATGCAGTTCCAATTTGGGTTTTTCCAAGATATCAGCTTCTTGCTGTGGACCTAGCACAGACTCGGAGCCGGCATGTGATTCGGAGCCTGAATATCAGGAAATCACGACTGTGAGTTGTTGTGCGCCTACTCCAGTAGCTCAAACGAAGCCAAAACTCACGGATGGCTGCTGTGGTTGATCAAATAAGGCCATTGGTGTCACAAGATGCTTGTCAATCTCATCATGCCTCGAAAGGCCTCCTTGCTGGGAGGCTTTTGGGGGTTCATTGAAAAATCATATCATGTCTGCATCCATCGAATCCCTGTACCTCACGTTGTACCAATTTGTCCGCAAGCGGGTCCGCAATGATGCCGATGCTCAGGATCTCACGCAGGAGGTATTTCTCAAGCTTTCGAAGAGCGACCTAGGCAAAGTGGAAGACACCCGTCAGTGGGTATTTGCCATTGCGCGGAACACGATCACGGATTATTACAGGAAGCGCCAAATTTCCACCGAGGAGCTCGTGGACGAATCCTTGAGGGACTCGTCGGCAGAATCATCCGACGCCGTCCGTGAATTGGGTGGATGCATCAAGCAATTCATCCAGCTATTGCCTGAGTCGGATCGTCAGCTGTTGATTTGGGCGGATTTGGAGCAAGTGCCGCAGAAGGAAATCGCCGAGCGCCTCGGGATCAATTATGTGACTTTGAGATCCCAAATCCAGCGGGCCCGAAAAAAACTCAAGGATCTATTCACTTCCTGCTGCGAGATCACGCAAGGAGGACGTGGGAGCATCATGGATTATCAGGCTCGTCCATTGGATCGTGGAGAGAAGTTCTGCTAATCTGTGTGCGGATGGCAGGTGTGGCGTAAGGGATAGGAATGGCGCGCCCCAAGGCGCGGTCTGAAGCTTGAGGAGATGTGTTGGGTCTTGAAAGACAGTGCTTTATTAGTGGAGGGTGCCTGTTTGATGGGTAATTTTATTCCTCCTCAAGCGGAAGACGGAGCATCGCGAACCCATGAATAGCCCGGCCCCGCGACGATGATGCTATGCAAGATCCGCCTAGCCAAGCACGCGGGGATACGCCCCAATTCTCCCAGAAATCTAAGGCTTCTGTGGCACCAGATACCGATAAAACGTCCGCATCACTGCTTCGGAATTCTCTGGTTCATAGGCTTCCAATTCACGATAGGCCGCGAGGTCAAATGCCTGCTCCAAGGCTTCCCACCATGCCGTATGATATGCTCCGAGAGAGAGCTGTGAATTCGAGTGATCGCGATTGAATTGCTCCTCGACCTGTGTCAGAAACTCCCGGCTGTACAATTGAGTCATGAATTCCTGTAGGCGTTTGTAGTAATTCTGGTAATTGGTTCTCCCTGCATATCGGGCGATGGCGGATCTGAGGGGACCTCCGTAGCTCGGATTGGCGCCCTTGGACATGTAGTGCGCGAGCATCCGACCGGCGGCATCGATATTTAGGAGGATGTGAAAGCGATCGTCCATCTCCATGAGCAGATATGGGTCCTCGGAGAGGGATTCAGTCAATTTGCGGAGCTTGGCACCGTGGTCAAAATCTCGGAGTTGTTCATTGTCATCCAATATCTCAAGGCCAAAAGCGGAGGCAGTGCTGGG is a window from the Pontibacter sp. G13 genome containing:
- a CDS encoding sigma-70 family RNA polymerase sigma factor; translation: MSASIESLYLTLYQFVRKRVRNDADAQDLTQEVFLKLSKSDLGKVEDTRQWVFAIARNTITDYYRKRQISTEELVDESLRDSSAESSDAVRELGGCIKQFIQLLPESDRQLLIWADLEQVPQKEIAERLGINYVTLRSQIQRARKKLKDLFTSCCEITQGGRGSIMDYQARPLDRGEKFC
- a CDS encoding SDR family oxidoreductase — its product is MNRIALVTGANKGLGLETARQLAAEGAKVLMASRSAERGQAAVQTLKGEGLDVEFVQLEVTNDAQVDALVQHIDSTYGKLDVLVNNAGIMHSGEPGGVNSAGVVTAEVLRETFDVNFFGLVHITQKLLPLLEKSEAGKIINVSSILGSSTVQSDESSPWSGIKPFAYNASKAAVNSFTVHLAAALKDTNIKVNSAHPGWVKTDLGGQNAPLEAPEGAKTSVELASADFTGKFVHHGEEIAW
- a CDS encoding FAD-dependent oxidoreductase; this translates as MYPHNLPVAIIGAGPVGMAAAAHLVKRGMEFILLEAGRSVGANIRSWGHVRVFSPWEYNLDQASRELLEQTSWRTPKLDDLPTGDEIVAQYLTPLAMHPSIEPHLHLNTRVLSIGRLGMDKVKTHGREKVPFQLRVESEGKISQLKAGAMIDATGTWAQANPIGAGGIPAIGEESLKSSIFYGIPDVSGKDSSRYAGKKVLVVGGGHSAIQALLSLAELQASAPETQIVWILRKRNLETIYGGKEQDALKGRGELGIRMEALVNSGRLQIFTPFHIEALRQSNEGIEVSGNWNGHAHAIKGIEEIIANTGSRPDLDMLREVRVNVDAHLESVHALADLIDPNLHSCGTVRPHGEAELRHAEPNLYIVGAKSYGRAPTFLMATGYEQVRSVVAHLAGDFKAAKQVRLSLPETGVCSSNLGFSKISASCCGPSTDSEPACDSEPEYQEITTVSCCAPTPVAQTKPKLTDGCCG